A DNA window from Leopardus geoffroyi isolate Oge1 chromosome A1, O.geoffroyi_Oge1_pat1.0, whole genome shotgun sequence contains the following coding sequences:
- the ZFP62 gene encoding zinc finger protein 62 homolog isoform X5: MEDKSGTREKIGKAKNTANIKMEQEDEASEKSLYPSSKHITHQTVPIEQISSEQDKCVENLNGNSHPGLQQKTSAAKKSHRCEECGKSFKYNSRLVQHKIMHTGEKRYECDDCGGAFRSSSSLRVHKRIHTGEKPYKCEECGKAYMSYSSLINHKSTHSGEKNCKCDECGKSFNYSSVLDQHKRIHTGEKPYECGECGKAFRNSSGLRVHKRIHTGEKPYECDICGKTFSNSSGLRVHKRIHTGEKPYECDECGKAFITCRTLLNHKSIHFGDKPYKCDECEKSFNYSSLLIQHKVIHTGEKPYECDECGKAFRNSSGLIVHKRIHTGEKPYKCEVCGKAFSYSSGLAVHKSIHPGKKAHECKDCGKSFSYNSLLLQHKTIHTGERPYVCDLCGKTFRNNSGLKVHRRLHTGEKPYKCDVCGKAYISRSSLKNHKGIHLGEKPYKCSYCEKSFNYSSALEQHKRIHTREKPFGCDECGKAFRNNSGLKVHKRIHTGERPYKCEECGKAYISLSSLINHKSVHPGEKPYKCDECEKAFITYRTLINHKKIHLGEKPYKCDVCEKSFNYTSLLSQHKRVHTREKPYECDRCEKVFRNNSSLKVHKRIHTGEKPYECDVCGKAYISHSSLINHKSTHPGKTPYTCDECGKAFFSSRTLLSHKRVHLGEKPFKCVDCGKSFNYSSLLSQHKRIHTGEKPYICDRCGKAFRNSSGLTVHKRIHTGEKPYECDECGKAYISHSSLINHKSVHRGQQPYNCECGKSFNYRSVLDQHKRIHTGKKPYRCNECGKAFNIRSNLTKHKRTHTGEESLNVINVGSHSDTLQKRTHEGGNALEGTKMSISVGGRAYQVSTQMEEKPYECMNII, translated from the coding sequence ATGGAAGACAAAAGTGGCACCAGGGAAAAGATTGGCAAAGCCAAGAACACAGCAAATATAAAGATGGAACAGGAAGATGAGGCATCTGAGAAAAGCTTGTATCCAAGCTCAAAACATATTACACACCAGACTGTCCCTATAGAACAGAtaagcagtgaacaagacaaatgTGTGGAGAACCTTAATGGAAACTCTCATCCTGGTCTCCAGCAGAAAACCAGTGCTGCTAAGAAATCACACAGATGTGAGGAGTGTGGGAAATCGTTCAAATACAATTCGCGCCTTGTTCAACATAAAATTATGCATACTGGGGAAAAACGCTATGAGTGTGATGACTGTGGAGGGGCTTTCCGGAGTAGCTCAAGCCTTCGAGTCCACAAACGGATCCATACTGGGGAGAAACCGTACAAGTGTGAGGAGTGTGGGAAAGCCTACATGTCATACTCCAGCCTTATAAACCATAAAAGCACCCACTCTGGGGAGAAGAACTGTAAATGTGATGAGTGTGGGAAATCCTTCAATTACAGCTCTGTGTTGGACCAGCATAAGAGGATccacacaggggagaagccctacGAATGTGGTGAGTGTGGGAAGGCTTTCAGGAACAGCTCTGGTCTCAGAGTCCACAAAAGGATccacacaggggagaagccctacGAATGTGACATCTGTGGGAAAACTTTCAGTAATAGCTCCGGCCTTAGGGTCCACAAAAGGATACACACAGGCGAGAAACCTTATGAATGCGATgagtgtgggaaggccttcaTTACTTGCAGAACACTTCTAAACCATAAAAGCATCCACTTTGGAGATAAACCTTATAAATGTGATGAGTGTGAGAAATCATTTAATTATAGCTCTCTCCTCATTCAGCATAAAGTcatccacactggagagaaaccttatgaatgtgATGAATGCGGGAAGGCCTTCAGGAACAGCTCAGGCCTTATAGTGCACAAAAGGATCCACAcgggagagaaaccttacaagtGTGAGGTCTGTGGCAAAGCGTTCAGCTATAGCTCAGGCCTCGCAGTTCATAAAAGCATTCACCCTGGGAAGAAAGCTCATGAATGTAAGGATTGTGGAAAATCCTTCAGCTATAACTCACTTCTCCTTCAGCATAAAACCATTCACACTGGAGAGAGACCTTATGTTTGTGACTTGTGTGGGAAAACATTTAGGAACAATTCAGGCCTCAAAGTCCATAGGAGGCTCCATACTGGGGAAAAACCATATAAGTGTGATGTTTGTGGGAAAGCCTATATCTCACGCTCTAGCCTTAAAAACCACAAAGGAATCCATCTTGGGGAGAAGCCCTATAAATGTAGTTATTGTGAGAAGTCTTTCAATTACAGCTCTGCCCTTGAACAACATAAAAGGATTCATACAAGGGAAAAACCTTTTGGATGTGATGagtgtggaaaagccttcagaAATAATTCAGGCCTTAAAGTACATAAACGGATCCACACTGGGGAGAGACCTTACAAATGTgaagaatgtgggaaagcctaCATCTCACTCTCAAGCCTTATAAATCATAAAAGTGTACACCCTGGGGAAAAGCCCTATAAGTGTGATGAGTGTGAAAAAGCTTTCATCACATACCGAACCCTTATAAACCACAAAAAAATCCATCTTGGGGAGAAGCCCTACAAATGTGATGTATGTGAGAAATCTTTTAATTACACTTCACTCCTTTCTCAACACAAAAGGGTCCACACTagagagaaaccttatgaatgtgACAGGTGTGAGAAGGTCTTCAGAAACAACTCAAGCCTTAAAGTGCATAAAAGAATCCACACGGGGGAGAAGCCCTATGAATGTGATGTGTGTGGAAAAGCCTACATCTCACACTCAAGCCTTATTAACCATAAAAGTACCCACCCTGGCAAGACTCCCTACACATGTGATGAATGTGGAAAAGCTTTTTTCTCAAGCAGAACTCTATTAAGCCATAAAAGAGTCCATCTTGGGGAGAAACCCTTCAAATGTGTTGACTGTGGGAAGTCTTTCAATTACAGTTCACTCCTTTCTCAACACAAGAGGATTCACACAGGGGAAAAACCTTATATATGCGATAGGTGTGGAAAGGCATTCAGGAACAGCTCAGGCCTGACAGTGCATAAAAGGATTCATACgggtgagaaaccctatgaatgtgaTGAGTGTGGGAAGGCATACATCTCACACTCAAGTCTTATTAACCATAAAAGTGTCCACCGTGGGCAGCAGCCCTATAATTGTGAGTGTGGGAAATCCTTCAATTACAGATCAGTTCTTGACCAACACAAAAGGATCCACACTGGAAAGAAGCCATACCGATGTAATGAGTGTGGGAAGGCTTTTAATATCAGATCAAATCTCACCAAGCATAAAAGAACCCATACTGGAGAGGAATCTTTAAATGTGATAAATGTGGGAAGTCACAGTGACACATTACAGAAGAGAACTCATGAGGGAGGGAATGCTCTGGAAGGGACCAAGATGAGCATATCTGTAGGAGGCAGAGCTTACCAAGTCTCAactcaaatggaagaaaaaccttatgaatgtaTGAATATCATATAA
- the ZFP62 gene encoding zinc finger protein 62 homolog isoform X1 has protein sequence MKSTKPGSVSSCLPDAAPNGLQSSTETSFAPRPRPRPPNAPRVTCPNGEISSSPSSSLPERTRKCPRASAGPSGRAVRAFVPPAAGLPRSRHTAMSHLKTRGTENEESTEKYENDGNAESVWPKVEGFHKDHIQESKVGETCDWDSKVESQLDNPEGKRRMEDKSGTREKIGKAKNTANIKMEQEDEASEKSLYPSSKHITHQTVPIEQISSEQDKCVENLNGNSHPGLQQKTSAAKKSHRCEECGKSFKYNSRLVQHKIMHTGEKRYECDDCGGAFRSSSSLRVHKRIHTGEKPYKCEECGKAYMSYSSLINHKSTHSGEKNCKCDECGKSFNYSSVLDQHKRIHTGEKPYECGECGKAFRNSSGLRVHKRIHTGEKPYECDICGKTFSNSSGLRVHKRIHTGEKPYECDECGKAFITCRTLLNHKSIHFGDKPYKCDECEKSFNYSSLLIQHKVIHTGEKPYECDECGKAFRNSSGLIVHKRIHTGEKPYKCEVCGKAFSYSSGLAVHKSIHPGKKAHECKDCGKSFSYNSLLLQHKTIHTGERPYVCDLCGKTFRNNSGLKVHRRLHTGEKPYKCDVCGKAYISRSSLKNHKGIHLGEKPYKCSYCEKSFNYSSALEQHKRIHTREKPFGCDECGKAFRNNSGLKVHKRIHTGERPYKCEECGKAYISLSSLINHKSVHPGEKPYKCDECEKAFITYRTLINHKKIHLGEKPYKCDVCEKSFNYTSLLSQHKRVHTREKPYECDRCEKVFRNNSSLKVHKRIHTGEKPYECDVCGKAYISHSSLINHKSTHPGKTPYTCDECGKAFFSSRTLLSHKRVHLGEKPFKCVDCGKSFNYSSLLSQHKRIHTGEKPYICDRCGKAFRNSSGLTVHKRIHTGEKPYECDECGKAYISHSSLINHKSVHRGQQPYNCECGKSFNYRSVLDQHKRIHTGKKPYRCNECGKAFNIRSNLTKHKRTHTGEESLNVINVGSHSDTLQKRTHEGGNALEGTKMSISVGGRAYQVSTQMEEKPYECMNII, from the exons ATGAAGTCCACAAAACCTGGAAGCGTCTCCTCCTGTCTCCCGGATGCGGCCCCAAACGGACTACAAAGCAGTACAGAAACTAGCTTCGCCCCGCGCCCACGCCCACGCCCTCCGAACGCACCACGGGTCACGTGCCCGAACGGAGAAATATCATCGAGTCCGTCCTCCAGCCTCCCAGAGAGGACTCGGAAGTGCCCTAGAGCCAGCGCGGGCCCTTCCGGCCGGGCCGTCCGCGCTTTTGTCCCGCCGGCGGCCGGGCTCCCGCGGAGCCGCCACACAGCTA TGTCACATTTGAAGACGAGGGGCACTGAGAATGAGGAATCAACTGAAAAGTATGAAAATgatggaaatgcagaatctgtgTGGCCAAAAGTGGAAGGTTTTCACAAGGATCATATACAGGAATCTAAGGTTGGTGAAACTTGTGATTGGGATAGCAAGGTAGAAAGTCAATTGGACAATCCGGAGGGAAAAAGGAGGATGGAAGACAAAAGTGGCACCAGGGAAAAGATTGGCAAAGCCAAGAACACAGCAAATATAAAGATGGAACAGGAAGATGAGGCATCTGAGAAAAGCTTGTATCCAAGCTCAAAACATATTACACACCAGACTGTCCCTATAGAACAGAtaagcagtgaacaagacaaatgTGTGGAGAACCTTAATGGAAACTCTCATCCTGGTCTCCAGCAGAAAACCAGTGCTGCTAAGAAATCACACAGATGTGAGGAGTGTGGGAAATCGTTCAAATACAATTCGCGCCTTGTTCAACATAAAATTATGCATACTGGGGAAAAACGCTATGAGTGTGATGACTGTGGAGGGGCTTTCCGGAGTAGCTCAAGCCTTCGAGTCCACAAACGGATCCATACTGGGGAGAAACCGTACAAGTGTGAGGAGTGTGGGAAAGCCTACATGTCATACTCCAGCCTTATAAACCATAAAAGCACCCACTCTGGGGAGAAGAACTGTAAATGTGATGAGTGTGGGAAATCCTTCAATTACAGCTCTGTGTTGGACCAGCATAAGAGGATccacacaggggagaagccctacGAATGTGGTGAGTGTGGGAAGGCTTTCAGGAACAGCTCTGGTCTCAGAGTCCACAAAAGGATccacacaggggagaagccctacGAATGTGACATCTGTGGGAAAACTTTCAGTAATAGCTCCGGCCTTAGGGTCCACAAAAGGATACACACAGGCGAGAAACCTTATGAATGCGATgagtgtgggaaggccttcaTTACTTGCAGAACACTTCTAAACCATAAAAGCATCCACTTTGGAGATAAACCTTATAAATGTGATGAGTGTGAGAAATCATTTAATTATAGCTCTCTCCTCATTCAGCATAAAGTcatccacactggagagaaaccttatgaatgtgATGAATGCGGGAAGGCCTTCAGGAACAGCTCAGGCCTTATAGTGCACAAAAGGATCCACAcgggagagaaaccttacaagtGTGAGGTCTGTGGCAAAGCGTTCAGCTATAGCTCAGGCCTCGCAGTTCATAAAAGCATTCACCCTGGGAAGAAAGCTCATGAATGTAAGGATTGTGGAAAATCCTTCAGCTATAACTCACTTCTCCTTCAGCATAAAACCATTCACACTGGAGAGAGACCTTATGTTTGTGACTTGTGTGGGAAAACATTTAGGAACAATTCAGGCCTCAAAGTCCATAGGAGGCTCCATACTGGGGAAAAACCATATAAGTGTGATGTTTGTGGGAAAGCCTATATCTCACGCTCTAGCCTTAAAAACCACAAAGGAATCCATCTTGGGGAGAAGCCCTATAAATGTAGTTATTGTGAGAAGTCTTTCAATTACAGCTCTGCCCTTGAACAACATAAAAGGATTCATACAAGGGAAAAACCTTTTGGATGTGATGagtgtggaaaagccttcagaAATAATTCAGGCCTTAAAGTACATAAACGGATCCACACTGGGGAGAGACCTTACAAATGTgaagaatgtgggaaagcctaCATCTCACTCTCAAGCCTTATAAATCATAAAAGTGTACACCCTGGGGAAAAGCCCTATAAGTGTGATGAGTGTGAAAAAGCTTTCATCACATACCGAACCCTTATAAACCACAAAAAAATCCATCTTGGGGAGAAGCCCTACAAATGTGATGTATGTGAGAAATCTTTTAATTACACTTCACTCCTTTCTCAACACAAAAGGGTCCACACTagagagaaaccttatgaatgtgACAGGTGTGAGAAGGTCTTCAGAAACAACTCAAGCCTTAAAGTGCATAAAAGAATCCACACGGGGGAGAAGCCCTATGAATGTGATGTGTGTGGAAAAGCCTACATCTCACACTCAAGCCTTATTAACCATAAAAGTACCCACCCTGGCAAGACTCCCTACACATGTGATGAATGTGGAAAAGCTTTTTTCTCAAGCAGAACTCTATTAAGCCATAAAAGAGTCCATCTTGGGGAGAAACCCTTCAAATGTGTTGACTGTGGGAAGTCTTTCAATTACAGTTCACTCCTTTCTCAACACAAGAGGATTCACACAGGGGAAAAACCTTATATATGCGATAGGTGTGGAAAGGCATTCAGGAACAGCTCAGGCCTGACAGTGCATAAAAGGATTCATACgggtgagaaaccctatgaatgtgaTGAGTGTGGGAAGGCATACATCTCACACTCAAGTCTTATTAACCATAAAAGTGTCCACCGTGGGCAGCAGCCCTATAATTGTGAGTGTGGGAAATCCTTCAATTACAGATCAGTTCTTGACCAACACAAAAGGATCCACACTGGAAAGAAGCCATACCGATGTAATGAGTGTGGGAAGGCTTTTAATATCAGATCAAATCTCACCAAGCATAAAAGAACCCATACTGGAGAGGAATCTTTAAATGTGATAAATGTGGGAAGTCACAGTGACACATTACAGAAGAGAACTCATGAGGGAGGGAATGCTCTGGAAGGGACCAAGATGAGCATATCTGTAGGAGGCAGAGCTTACCAAGTCTCAactcaaatggaagaaaaaccttatgaatgtaTGAATATCATATAA
- the ZFP62 gene encoding zinc finger protein 62 homolog isoform X2, producing the protein MRPQTDYKAVQKLASPRAHAHALRTHHGSRARTEKYHRVRPPASQRGLGSALEPARALPAGPSALLSRRRPGSRGAATQLVLSHLKTRGTENEESTEKYENDGNAESVWPKVEGFHKDHIQESKVGETCDWDSKVESQLDNPEGKRRMEDKSGTREKIGKAKNTANIKMEQEDEASEKSLYPSSKHITHQTVPIEQISSEQDKCVENLNGNSHPGLQQKTSAAKKSHRCEECGKSFKYNSRLVQHKIMHTGEKRYECDDCGGAFRSSSSLRVHKRIHTGEKPYKCEECGKAYMSYSSLINHKSTHSGEKNCKCDECGKSFNYSSVLDQHKRIHTGEKPYECGECGKAFRNSSGLRVHKRIHTGEKPYECDICGKTFSNSSGLRVHKRIHTGEKPYECDECGKAFITCRTLLNHKSIHFGDKPYKCDECEKSFNYSSLLIQHKVIHTGEKPYECDECGKAFRNSSGLIVHKRIHTGEKPYKCEVCGKAFSYSSGLAVHKSIHPGKKAHECKDCGKSFSYNSLLLQHKTIHTGERPYVCDLCGKTFRNNSGLKVHRRLHTGEKPYKCDVCGKAYISRSSLKNHKGIHLGEKPYKCSYCEKSFNYSSALEQHKRIHTREKPFGCDECGKAFRNNSGLKVHKRIHTGERPYKCEECGKAYISLSSLINHKSVHPGEKPYKCDECEKAFITYRTLINHKKIHLGEKPYKCDVCEKSFNYTSLLSQHKRVHTREKPYECDRCEKVFRNNSSLKVHKRIHTGEKPYECDVCGKAYISHSSLINHKSTHPGKTPYTCDECGKAFFSSRTLLSHKRVHLGEKPFKCVDCGKSFNYSSLLSQHKRIHTGEKPYICDRCGKAFRNSSGLTVHKRIHTGEKPYECDECGKAYISHSSLINHKSVHRGQQPYNCECGKSFNYRSVLDQHKRIHTGKKPYRCNECGKAFNIRSNLTKHKRTHTGEESLNVINVGSHSDTLQKRTHEGGNALEGTKMSISVGGRAYQVSTQMEEKPYECMNII; encoded by the exons ATGCGGCCCCAAACGGACTACAAAGCAGTACAGAAACTAGCTTCGCCCCGCGCCCACGCCCACGCCCTCCGAACGCACCACGGGTCACGTGCCCGAACGGAGAAATATCATCGAGTCCGTCCTCCAGCCTCCCAGAGAGGACTCGGAAGTGCCCTAGAGCCAGCGCGGGCCCTTCCGGCCGGGCCGTCCGCGCTTTTGTCCCGCCGGCGGCCGGGCTCCCGCGGAGCCGCCACACAGCTAGTAC TGTCACATTTGAAGACGAGGGGCACTGAGAATGAGGAATCAACTGAAAAGTATGAAAATgatggaaatgcagaatctgtgTGGCCAAAAGTGGAAGGTTTTCACAAGGATCATATACAGGAATCTAAGGTTGGTGAAACTTGTGATTGGGATAGCAAGGTAGAAAGTCAATTGGACAATCCGGAGGGAAAAAGGAGGATGGAAGACAAAAGTGGCACCAGGGAAAAGATTGGCAAAGCCAAGAACACAGCAAATATAAAGATGGAACAGGAAGATGAGGCATCTGAGAAAAGCTTGTATCCAAGCTCAAAACATATTACACACCAGACTGTCCCTATAGAACAGAtaagcagtgaacaagacaaatgTGTGGAGAACCTTAATGGAAACTCTCATCCTGGTCTCCAGCAGAAAACCAGTGCTGCTAAGAAATCACACAGATGTGAGGAGTGTGGGAAATCGTTCAAATACAATTCGCGCCTTGTTCAACATAAAATTATGCATACTGGGGAAAAACGCTATGAGTGTGATGACTGTGGAGGGGCTTTCCGGAGTAGCTCAAGCCTTCGAGTCCACAAACGGATCCATACTGGGGAGAAACCGTACAAGTGTGAGGAGTGTGGGAAAGCCTACATGTCATACTCCAGCCTTATAAACCATAAAAGCACCCACTCTGGGGAGAAGAACTGTAAATGTGATGAGTGTGGGAAATCCTTCAATTACAGCTCTGTGTTGGACCAGCATAAGAGGATccacacaggggagaagccctacGAATGTGGTGAGTGTGGGAAGGCTTTCAGGAACAGCTCTGGTCTCAGAGTCCACAAAAGGATccacacaggggagaagccctacGAATGTGACATCTGTGGGAAAACTTTCAGTAATAGCTCCGGCCTTAGGGTCCACAAAAGGATACACACAGGCGAGAAACCTTATGAATGCGATgagtgtgggaaggccttcaTTACTTGCAGAACACTTCTAAACCATAAAAGCATCCACTTTGGAGATAAACCTTATAAATGTGATGAGTGTGAGAAATCATTTAATTATAGCTCTCTCCTCATTCAGCATAAAGTcatccacactggagagaaaccttatgaatgtgATGAATGCGGGAAGGCCTTCAGGAACAGCTCAGGCCTTATAGTGCACAAAAGGATCCACAcgggagagaaaccttacaagtGTGAGGTCTGTGGCAAAGCGTTCAGCTATAGCTCAGGCCTCGCAGTTCATAAAAGCATTCACCCTGGGAAGAAAGCTCATGAATGTAAGGATTGTGGAAAATCCTTCAGCTATAACTCACTTCTCCTTCAGCATAAAACCATTCACACTGGAGAGAGACCTTATGTTTGTGACTTGTGTGGGAAAACATTTAGGAACAATTCAGGCCTCAAAGTCCATAGGAGGCTCCATACTGGGGAAAAACCATATAAGTGTGATGTTTGTGGGAAAGCCTATATCTCACGCTCTAGCCTTAAAAACCACAAAGGAATCCATCTTGGGGAGAAGCCCTATAAATGTAGTTATTGTGAGAAGTCTTTCAATTACAGCTCTGCCCTTGAACAACATAAAAGGATTCATACAAGGGAAAAACCTTTTGGATGTGATGagtgtggaaaagccttcagaAATAATTCAGGCCTTAAAGTACATAAACGGATCCACACTGGGGAGAGACCTTACAAATGTgaagaatgtgggaaagcctaCATCTCACTCTCAAGCCTTATAAATCATAAAAGTGTACACCCTGGGGAAAAGCCCTATAAGTGTGATGAGTGTGAAAAAGCTTTCATCACATACCGAACCCTTATAAACCACAAAAAAATCCATCTTGGGGAGAAGCCCTACAAATGTGATGTATGTGAGAAATCTTTTAATTACACTTCACTCCTTTCTCAACACAAAAGGGTCCACACTagagagaaaccttatgaatgtgACAGGTGTGAGAAGGTCTTCAGAAACAACTCAAGCCTTAAAGTGCATAAAAGAATCCACACGGGGGAGAAGCCCTATGAATGTGATGTGTGTGGAAAAGCCTACATCTCACACTCAAGCCTTATTAACCATAAAAGTACCCACCCTGGCAAGACTCCCTACACATGTGATGAATGTGGAAAAGCTTTTTTCTCAAGCAGAACTCTATTAAGCCATAAAAGAGTCCATCTTGGGGAGAAACCCTTCAAATGTGTTGACTGTGGGAAGTCTTTCAATTACAGTTCACTCCTTTCTCAACACAAGAGGATTCACACAGGGGAAAAACCTTATATATGCGATAGGTGTGGAAAGGCATTCAGGAACAGCTCAGGCCTGACAGTGCATAAAAGGATTCATACgggtgagaaaccctatgaatgtgaTGAGTGTGGGAAGGCATACATCTCACACTCAAGTCTTATTAACCATAAAAGTGTCCACCGTGGGCAGCAGCCCTATAATTGTGAGTGTGGGAAATCCTTCAATTACAGATCAGTTCTTGACCAACACAAAAGGATCCACACTGGAAAGAAGCCATACCGATGTAATGAGTGTGGGAAGGCTTTTAATATCAGATCAAATCTCACCAAGCATAAAAGAACCCATACTGGAGAGGAATCTTTAAATGTGATAAATGTGGGAAGTCACAGTGACACATTACAGAAGAGAACTCATGAGGGAGGGAATGCTCTGGAAGGGACCAAGATGAGCATATCTGTAGGAGGCAGAGCTTACCAAGTCTCAactcaaatggaagaaaaaccttatgaatgtaTGAATATCATATAA